From Pan troglodytes isolate AG18354 chromosome 11, NHGRI_mPanTro3-v2.0_pri, whole genome shotgun sequence, the proteins below share one genomic window:
- the IFNE gene encoding interferon epsilon, producing the protein MIIKHFFGIVLVLLASTTIFSLDLKLIIFQQRQVNQESLKLLNKLQTLSIQQCLPHRKNFLLPQKSLSPQQYQKGHTLAILHEMLQQIFSLFRANISLDGWEENHMEKFLIQLHQQLEYLEALMGLEAEKLSGTLGSDNLRLQVKMYFRRIHDYLENQDDSTCAWAIVQVEISRCLFFVFSLTEKLSKQGRPLNDMKQELTTEFRSPR; encoded by the coding sequence ATGATTATCAAGCACTTCTTTGGAATTGTGTTGGTGCTGCTGGCCTCTACCACTATCTTCTCTCTAGATTTGAAACTGATTATCTTCCAGCAAAGACAAGTGAATCAAGAAAGTTTAAAACTCTTGAATAAGTTGCAAACCTTGTCAATTCAGCAGTGTCTACCACACAGGAAAAACTTTCTGCTTCCTCAGAAGTCTTTGAGTCCTCAGCAGTACCAAAAAGGACACACTCTGGCCATTCTCCATGAGATGCTTCAGCAGATCTTCAGCCTCTTCAGGGCAAATATTTCTCTGGATGGTTGGGAGGAAAACCACATGGAGAAATTCCTCATTCAACTTCATCAACAGCTAGAATACCTAGAAGCACTCATGGGACTGGAAGCAGAGAAGCTAAGTGGTACTTTGGGTAGTGATAACCTTAGATTACAAGTTAAAATGTACTTCCGAAGGATCCATGATTACCTGGAAAACCAGGACGACAGCACCTGTGCCTGGGCCATTGTCCAAGTAGAAATCAGCCGATGTCTGTTCTTTGTGTTCAGTCTCACAGAAAAACTGAGCAAACAAGGAAGACCCTTGAACGACATGAAGCAAGAGCTTACTACAGAGTTTAGAAGCCCAAGGTAG